From the Gordonia bronchialis DSM 43247 genome, one window contains:
- a CDS encoding sigma-54-dependent Fis family transcriptional regulator codes for MRLQPTAQAQHSPLYVARARERFLSDDGIDDSVRDTISTSWKRSRSFNVHADRLELPFVREPNPDSSLMRAARPILDQLAEDLSAEPVSIILTSPDGVVLSRATASRELRSRLDDVSLAPGYSYNEQHAGTNGIGTALEAQQPTLVTGSEHYAGCLSQLSCAGVPIRNPFSGGVVGALDLTGWVDDGGPLLLSLAKSATVQIEQQMLSLASQRESRLLSAYLATCRRAPQMMVLAIAADVVLMNRKLRLSMDPLDQVAMLEYAVDHTMDAVGARRVSTLPSGRVLRLSPVDDHWDDAAQMAVFHVHLLDAEPSRPAPRSDSTALPGIVGRSSSWRLCCDLVGRYARDGEWVAVAGEPGSGRTALLRGAAARHLRGATRVFDAADFDDPDTMETLAAELDRDEFGIVIRDLDRLDDELAAEIADLLQGREEYGWVGITVNTGDLDPGLGATVLPFFGHTVEVPPLRHRIEDLRELVPTLLRQLTRGRELSVSAEAMRQLSKYSWPGNVAELRQTLREVVTHQRSGIITERQLPPTCRTSSRHTLTRIEALERDAIVRSLDENGNNRMAAAEALGISRATIYRKIKEFGIDM; via the coding sequence GTGAGATTGCAGCCCACAGCCCAGGCACAGCATTCGCCGCTCTATGTCGCGCGTGCGCGAGAACGCTTCCTCAGCGATGACGGTATCGACGACTCGGTCCGAGACACCATCTCCACGTCGTGGAAGCGGTCCCGCTCGTTCAACGTGCACGCCGATCGCCTCGAGCTTCCGTTCGTGCGCGAACCCAATCCGGACAGCTCACTCATGCGTGCTGCGCGTCCGATCCTCGACCAGCTCGCCGAGGACCTGTCCGCCGAGCCGGTCAGCATCATCCTGACCTCGCCGGACGGTGTGGTCCTGTCGCGTGCGACGGCTTCGCGGGAACTGCGCTCACGACTCGACGACGTGAGTCTGGCGCCCGGCTACAGCTACAACGAGCAGCATGCCGGCACCAACGGCATCGGCACCGCCCTCGAGGCGCAGCAACCGACGCTGGTCACCGGATCGGAGCACTACGCGGGCTGCCTGTCGCAGCTCTCCTGCGCCGGTGTGCCCATCCGCAATCCGTTCTCCGGTGGCGTCGTGGGCGCACTCGATCTGACCGGATGGGTCGACGATGGCGGTCCGCTACTGCTCTCACTGGCCAAATCTGCGACCGTCCAGATCGAACAGCAGATGCTCTCCCTGGCCAGCCAGCGTGAATCCCGGCTACTGTCCGCGTATCTCGCGACCTGTCGTCGGGCACCGCAGATGATGGTGCTCGCGATCGCCGCGGATGTGGTGCTGATGAACCGCAAACTCCGGCTCAGTATGGACCCGCTCGATCAGGTGGCGATGCTCGAGTACGCGGTCGACCACACCATGGACGCCGTCGGCGCTCGTCGCGTCAGCACCCTGCCCAGCGGCCGGGTGCTGCGATTGTCGCCGGTCGACGACCACTGGGACGACGCCGCCCAGATGGCCGTGTTCCATGTGCACCTGCTCGACGCCGAACCGTCGCGGCCGGCGCCGCGGAGTGATTCCACCGCACTGCCCGGGATCGTCGGGCGTAGTTCCTCGTGGCGGCTGTGCTGCGATCTGGTCGGCCGCTACGCCCGGGACGGCGAATGGGTGGCGGTCGCCGGGGAACCCGGGTCGGGCCGGACCGCACTGTTGCGCGGTGCTGCGGCACGACATCTACGGGGTGCCACACGGGTCTTCGACGCCGCCGATTTCGATGATCCCGACACGATGGAAACCCTTGCCGCCGAACTGGATCGGGACGAGTTCGGCATCGTGATACGCGACCTCGACCGTCTCGACGACGAGTTGGCCGCCGAGATCGCCGACCTGCTCCAGGGCCGGGAAGAGTACGGCTGGGTGGGGATCACGGTGAACACCGGCGATCTCGACCCGGGCCTGGGCGCCACGGTCCTCCCGTTCTTCGGGCACACCGTCGAGGTGCCCCCGCTACGCCACCGCATCGAAGATCTCCGGGAGTTGGTGCCGACGCTGCTGCGCCAGCTGACCCGGGGCCGGGAGCTGAGCGTATCGGCCGAGGCGATGCGCCAGCTGAGCAAGTACAGCTGGCCGGGCAACGTCGCCGAACTGCGCCAGACCCTTCGCGAAGTGGTGACCCATCAGCGATCCGGCATCATCACCGAACGCCAATTGCCACCCACCTGCCGCACCTCGAGCCGGCACACCCTCACCCGGATCGAGGCCCTCGAACGCGACGCCATCGTGCGGAGCCTCGACGAGAACGGCAACAACAGGATGGCCGCCGCCGAGGCTCTCGGCATCTCCCGCGCGACCATCTACCGCAAGATCAAGGAGTTCGGGATCGACATGTGA
- a CDS encoding citrate synthase, protein MSRMTARETAARLGVKLDTVYAYVSRGVLTATRQPGSRNSLFDRDEVEQLARRGRPRRTSRPSALDLIVETGLTTIADQRVRYRGRDACAMARTHSFEETAGWLWTGDEEPENRWQPYPVTIPDILEHPRDRMRAAVVLAAAAEPFRADLTLPAVTTSARSVIATMVVAAADRPPTRVPRLHLPAGGAPISGSLAGVLCGGLLSRLSTKGIVASVNAALVLLTDHELASSTMAARVAASVRADPFSVVLAGLGSTAGPLHAGASALVYPMLVDAADRGSERAIARALETHEHLPGFGHPLYPDGDPRGKMLLALLDAEFANSAALSSIHTLRRTAERRTGIIANIDFALGALCFLAGMPVAAGEALFTIARTAGWIAHAIEEYGEPPLRFRANAVPREPRFSAGRTALPSGD, encoded by the coding sequence ATGTCCAGAATGACCGCCCGGGAGACCGCTGCCAGGCTCGGCGTCAAGCTCGACACCGTCTATGCCTACGTGAGTCGGGGTGTGCTCACCGCGACGCGTCAGCCCGGTTCTCGGAACAGCCTTTTCGACCGCGACGAGGTGGAGCAGCTGGCCCGCCGGGGGCGTCCGCGTCGCACCAGCCGGCCGTCGGCGCTCGACCTGATCGTCGAGACGGGGCTGACCACCATCGCGGATCAGCGTGTTCGCTATCGAGGACGGGATGCGTGCGCGATGGCACGCACGCATTCTTTCGAGGAGACCGCCGGGTGGCTCTGGACGGGCGACGAGGAGCCCGAGAACCGTTGGCAGCCCTACCCGGTCACCATCCCGGACATCCTCGAACATCCGCGTGATCGCATGCGAGCGGCAGTGGTGCTGGCCGCAGCTGCCGAACCGTTCCGGGCGGACCTCACGCTCCCCGCAGTCACGACGAGCGCGCGTTCGGTGATCGCGACCATGGTGGTGGCTGCCGCGGATCGGCCGCCGACCCGGGTTCCCCGGCTGCATCTTCCGGCCGGTGGTGCACCCATCAGCGGTAGTCTCGCGGGCGTACTCTGCGGCGGTCTGCTTTCTCGACTATCGACCAAAGGAATTGTCGCGTCGGTCAACGCGGCGCTGGTGTTGCTCACCGACCACGAGCTCGCGTCGTCGACGATGGCAGCTCGGGTGGCGGCGTCGGTGCGCGCGGACCCGTTCTCGGTGGTGCTGGCAGGCCTCGGCTCGACGGCAGGACCGCTTCATGCCGGGGCCAGCGCATTGGTGTATCCGATGCTGGTCGATGCGGCCGACCGCGGGTCGGAGCGTGCGATCGCTCGCGCTCTGGAGACCCATGAGCACCTGCCCGGCTTTGGTCACCCCTTGTATCCGGACGGCGATCCGCGGGGGAAGATGCTGTTGGCCCTACTGGACGCCGAGTTTGCGAATTCTGCTGCGCTATCGAGCATTCACACTCTGCGACGGACCGCGGAACGTCGCACCGGAATCATCGCCAACATCGATTTCGCACTCGGGGCACTCTGTTTCCTCGCCGGCATGCCGGTCGCCGCAGGCGAGGCACTCTTCACGATCGCCCGCACCGCAGGCTGGATCGCCCACGCCATCGAGGAGTACGGTGAGCCACCGCTGCGATTTCGAGCCAACGCGGTCCCCCGAGAGCCTCGCTTCTCCGCTGGCCGAACCGCTCTCCCATCCGGTGACTGA
- a CDS encoding citrate/2-methylcitrate synthase, translating into MTPVADSINGAVEVPRGLKGVVVADTAVGDVRGTEGFYHYRQYSAVELATTRPFEDVWRLMIDKTLPTDLAERGAFCDEVRPLRAIPTATAGVLPAIARASDPLTGLRTALSLVGAERGFRPVYDLDHTARRSDALLTAAVTPTILTSLYRLRNGLDAVAPRDDLDYAANYLWMLTGTEPDPGRARALEHYLVSTVDHGFNASTFTARVIASTGADLSACIVGAIGALSGPLHGGAPSRALDLLDEIGSIDNARPVVVPKVQRGERIMGFGHPVYVTDDPRSIMLGDVARHLGGELADLATGVERTVVDVLAELKPGRHLYANVEYYAAVVMSLCGVPREMFTPTFASSRVIGWTANVLEQAEDSKIIRPSARYVGPPPPQPVSELP; encoded by the coding sequence ATGACACCGGTTGCGGATTCGATCAATGGAGCGGTCGAGGTACCGCGCGGACTCAAGGGCGTGGTGGTCGCCGACACCGCCGTCGGCGATGTGCGTGGGACCGAGGGCTTTTACCATTACCGGCAGTACTCGGCGGTGGAGCTGGCCACGACCCGTCCGTTCGAGGACGTCTGGCGGCTGATGATCGACAAGACGCTGCCGACGGACCTCGCCGAACGCGGCGCCTTCTGCGACGAGGTACGACCGCTACGCGCCATCCCCACGGCCACGGCGGGTGTCCTGCCCGCCATCGCCCGCGCGTCCGATCCGCTGACGGGGCTGCGCACCGCGCTGTCACTCGTCGGCGCCGAACGTGGCTTCCGGCCCGTCTACGACCTCGATCACACCGCCCGGCGGTCCGACGCCCTACTGACGGCGGCGGTGACACCGACCATCCTGACCTCGCTGTACCGCCTGCGCAACGGGCTCGACGCCGTGGCCCCCAGGGACGATCTGGACTACGCCGCCAACTACCTCTGGATGCTCACCGGCACCGAACCGGACCCCGGCCGGGCACGCGCGCTCGAGCACTACCTCGTCTCCACCGTCGATCACGGGTTCAACGCCTCGACCTTCACCGCGCGCGTGATCGCTTCGACCGGCGCCGATCTGAGCGCATGCATCGTCGGCGCCATCGGTGCCCTGAGCGGTCCGCTGCATGGCGGCGCCCCCTCTCGCGCATTGGATCTGCTCGACGAGATCGGTTCGATCGACAATGCCCGTCCGGTGGTGGTCCCGAAGGTGCAGCGCGGTGAGCGGATCATGGGATTCGGCCACCCCGTCTATGTCACCGACGATCCGCGGTCGATCATGCTCGGCGATGTCGCGCGGCACCTCGGCGGCGAGCTGGCGGATCTGGCGACCGGTGTGGAACGCACCGTGGTCGACGTCCTCGCCGAACTCAAGCCCGGCCGCCACCTCTACGCCAATGTCGAGTATTACGCGGCGGTGGTGATGTCGTTGTGCGGCGTACCGCGGGAGATGTTCACCCCGACCTTCGCCTCGAGCCGGGTCATCGGCTGGACGGCCAACGTTCTGGAACAGGCCGAGGACTCCAAGATCATCCGCCCCAGCGCACGCTACGTCGGACCACCGCCACCGCAACCGGTATCTGAACTGCCCTGA
- a CDS encoding class II aldolase/adducin family protein, which yields MRFVDERAAVVAAAHRLAARGLTHGTGGNASVRAGDLVVLTPSGCYLDTVTAEDLVVVDLDGTVAEETEQVPTSELRIHLDVYRTTTARAVVHAHPIASIAVSNTNDELPVVHYTAAMIGGTVRVAPYAVFGSQELSDSVAAALRDRTVALMRNHGSVAYGDDIESACDRIELVDWLAQIHLQAPGGSVLDDAQVGDVIMTAARRHYSPFRSAT from the coding sequence GTGCGATTCGTAGATGAACGCGCCGCCGTCGTCGCGGCCGCCCACCGGCTGGCGGCCCGGGGGCTCACCCACGGTACCGGCGGCAACGCGTCGGTCCGGGCGGGTGACCTCGTGGTGTTGACACCGTCCGGTTGTTACCTCGACACGGTCACCGCCGAGGACCTCGTCGTCGTCGACCTCGACGGAACCGTCGCCGAGGAAACCGAACAAGTGCCGACCTCGGAGTTGCGCATCCACCTCGACGTCTATCGCACCACGACGGCCCGTGCCGTGGTCCACGCCCATCCGATCGCATCGATCGCGGTGTCCAACACCAACGACGAACTGCCGGTGGTGCATTACACCGCGGCGATGATCGGCGGCACCGTCCGCGTGGCGCCGTATGCGGTGTTCGGTAGCCAGGAACTCAGCGACAGCGTCGCCGCCGCCCTACGCGATCGGACGGTCGCGCTCATGCGCAATCACGGATCCGTCGCCTACGGCGATGACATCGAATCTGCTTGCGACCGAATCGAACTCGTCGATTGGCTGGCACAGATCCACCTTCAGGCACCGGGCGGTTCGGTTCTCGACGACGCACAGGTCGGCGACGTCATCATGACCGCCGCCCGGCGACACTACTCACCATTTCGGAGTGCTACATGA
- a CDS encoding carbohydrate kinase family protein: MRVITFGAHVLDVLAQPVDAIPEGQGATLVQHMRMSAAGPAGGTAITLAKLGVEVYTAGAIGDDEAADVLITALNRHGVVTDDLVRVDLPTSMSMLPIRSNGDRPAIHMPGANLAYPLDRAPLELFTGADHLHLGAPELLNPPELAPLLADVRDTGTTISADILADGDPGALAWLEPVLPHLDYLLPNDEQVRGLTGRTDLIDACRALIDTGVTCVAVTAGADGAHVVTADDAEHAPATPVTVVDTSGCGDAFSAGFIAARGHDLPLLESARVGCAVAGIVATGLGSDHGDFTWGSITGG; this comes from the coding sequence ATGAGAGTAATCACCTTCGGGGCGCATGTCCTCGATGTCCTCGCCCAGCCGGTCGACGCCATCCCGGAGGGACAGGGGGCGACGCTGGTGCAGCACATGCGGATGTCGGCCGCCGGCCCCGCGGGTGGCACCGCCATCACGCTGGCCAAACTCGGGGTCGAGGTGTACACCGCCGGCGCGATCGGCGACGACGAGGCCGCCGACGTCCTGATCACCGCGCTCAACCGCCACGGCGTGGTGACCGACGACCTTGTGCGCGTTGATCTTCCGACGTCGATGAGCATGCTCCCGATACGCAGCAACGGTGATCGTCCCGCCATCCACATGCCCGGCGCCAATCTCGCCTACCCGCTTGATCGGGCTCCGCTCGAATTGTTCACCGGCGCAGACCATCTCCACCTCGGTGCACCCGAGCTGCTCAATCCACCCGAACTCGCACCACTACTCGCCGACGTCCGCGACACCGGCACCACGATCTCCGCGGACATCCTCGCCGATGGGGATCCCGGGGCGCTCGCCTGGCTCGAACCCGTTCTGCCACACCTGGATTACCTCCTACCCAACGACGAGCAGGTGCGCGGGCTCACCGGGCGCACCGACCTGATCGACGCCTGCCGCGCACTCATCGACACCGGCGTCACCTGTGTGGCCGTCACCGCCGGCGCCGACGGTGCGCACGTGGTCACCGCCGACGACGCCGAGCACGCCCCCGCAACGCCGGTGACCGTCGTAGACACCAGCGGATGCGGCGACGCCTTCTCAGCCGGCTTCATCGCCGCACGTGGCCACGACCTGCCGCTGCTGGAGTCGGCCCGGGTGGGATGCGCGGTGGCCGGCATCGTCGCCACCGGATTGGGCAGTGACCACGGCGATTTCACGTGGGGATCGATCACCGGAGGCTGA
- a CDS encoding FAD-binding oxidoreductase: MSLTTDHAAFANFDDLVTAVGGPVLTPTDAAFGAELTGFNLARTPASGIVVGATCAGDVAAAIRYARANGLRIGVRATGHGPIVEGGGHLTITTSRMDDVTVDAVRRTARVGAGVRWAELVAATAPHGLTGLVGSSSGVGVVGYTLGGGLSPLGREFGYAADHVRSIELVTADGIITTVDAGAGSDLFWALLGGRDGLGIVTAIEFDLFPLATVYGGGIFFAGAAAHDVLHAWGRWAPDLPDEAGTSVAILRLPPDPALPPPLQGQIAVHVRFTYTGAAATGESLLRPMRDAGPVLLENVAVLPVPALDAVHMDPPGPMPSDERGVGLSEFSAAAADALLAAAGPAVPSPLAIVELRLLGGKLRDPQRLPNAVAGRSAAYSLLAIGVPAGPLGDQLDHHLAAVVGAVAPWAIAGPLNMSGPRSAMPSDLWPADERRRLDEVRRRHDPSGVLSPIDPNNLG, encoded by the coding sequence ATGTCACTGACCACGGATCACGCAGCCTTCGCGAACTTCGACGACCTCGTCACGGCTGTCGGAGGACCGGTCCTCACACCCACCGACGCCGCATTCGGGGCAGAGCTCACCGGCTTCAATCTGGCCCGCACGCCCGCATCCGGGATCGTTGTCGGCGCCACCTGTGCCGGCGACGTCGCAGCAGCCATCCGATACGCGCGTGCCAACGGCTTGCGGATCGGCGTTCGTGCGACGGGCCACGGTCCGATCGTCGAGGGCGGCGGGCACCTCACGATCACCACGTCCCGGATGGACGACGTCACGGTCGACGCGGTCCGTCGGACGGCTCGCGTCGGCGCCGGCGTCCGATGGGCCGAACTGGTGGCGGCGACCGCACCACATGGGTTGACCGGACTCGTCGGGTCGTCGTCGGGTGTCGGGGTCGTCGGTTACACGCTCGGCGGTGGACTCAGCCCACTCGGACGCGAGTTCGGTTATGCCGCCGACCACGTCCGCTCGATCGAGCTCGTGACCGCGGACGGCATCATCACGACAGTCGACGCGGGGGCCGGTTCCGACCTTTTCTGGGCCCTGCTCGGGGGACGGGACGGACTGGGCATCGTGACCGCCATCGAGTTCGATCTGTTCCCACTCGCCACCGTGTACGGCGGCGGTATCTTCTTCGCCGGCGCCGCGGCCCACGACGTCCTGCACGCCTGGGGCCGCTGGGCACCGGATCTGCCCGACGAGGCCGGCACGTCGGTGGCCATCCTGCGGCTGCCGCCGGACCCCGCTCTGCCCCCGCCGCTGCAGGGACAGATCGCCGTCCACGTCCGGTTCACCTACACCGGCGCCGCAGCGACCGGCGAGTCGCTGTTGCGGCCGATGCGCGACGCGGGGCCCGTCCTGCTCGAGAACGTCGCGGTGCTGCCCGTCCCCGCTCTGGACGCGGTGCACATGGACCCGCCCGGGCCGATGCCCTCTGACGAACGCGGCGTCGGGTTGAGTGAGTTCTCCGCAGCAGCGGCCGACGCACTGCTCGCGGCTGCCGGACCCGCCGTACCCAGCCCGTTGGCGATCGTCGAGCTTCGCCTGCTCGGCGGCAAACTGCGCGATCCCCAACGACTTCCGAATGCCGTCGCCGGCCGGTCCGCGGCCTACAGCCTGCTGGCCATCGGGGTACCCGCAGGCCCGCTGGGTGATCAGCTCGATCACCACCTGGCTGCGGTCGTCGGCGCGGTCGCTCCGTGGGCGATCGCCGGCCCGCTCAACATGTCCGGACCACGATCGGCGATGCCCAGCGACCTCTGGCCGGCCGACGAACGCAGGCGTCTCGACGAGGTCCGCCGACGTCATGACCCCAGCGGTGTCCTCTCGCCGATCGACCCCAACAATCTGGGATAG
- a CDS encoding helix-turn-helix transcriptional regulator — protein MASSLTAERVRRDIDVVAHAGLGLDDFFAESVTSISRAVPNDAVCIASLDPGSLILTGARKYGSLLGQDTRDPDWGLLEYGSVEESSFREMATAGIDAVGLSALTHGDPRRSTRMDELMIPTFSFHDEARVLLRDGRGVWGGISLFRSGSGCRPFDDDEIGFLASLSRTMAHGVRAGLLSAVVAEPQTTITGPAVIIVDRTDRIVQMSAGSQERIDELKAGTNSGAAVNPIYGLIGAARRYGRGESSVPPRLRVRGASGMWLVIHASPLSSTDGRVGEVVVTIEEARPPDIVPIVVDAFGLTARERDVTQMVLQGVATKDIAATLHVSAYTVQDHLKSIFAKAGVRSRRELIARVYFDQYAPRINQPLGPSGTFLE, from the coding sequence ATGGCATCGAGTCTGACAGCCGAGCGTGTGCGCCGCGACATCGACGTGGTGGCCCACGCCGGCCTCGGGCTCGATGATTTCTTCGCCGAATCGGTGACGTCGATCAGTCGTGCCGTCCCCAACGACGCGGTGTGCATCGCCAGTCTGGACCCGGGTTCGCTGATCCTCACCGGTGCCCGCAAGTACGGCTCACTGCTCGGCCAGGACACCCGCGATCCCGATTGGGGACTCCTCGAGTACGGCAGCGTCGAAGAGTCGTCGTTTCGCGAGATGGCCACCGCCGGGATCGACGCCGTCGGACTCAGCGCCCTCACCCACGGTGATCCACGACGCTCGACGCGCATGGACGAACTCATGATCCCGACGTTCTCCTTCCACGACGAGGCGCGGGTGTTGTTACGCGACGGCCGGGGGGTCTGGGGCGGGATCTCGTTGTTCCGCAGTGGTTCCGGATGCCGTCCGTTCGACGACGACGAGATCGGTTTCCTCGCATCACTCTCGCGGACAATGGCCCACGGTGTTCGTGCGGGGTTGCTCAGTGCGGTCGTGGCCGAACCGCAGACCACCATCACCGGGCCCGCCGTCATCATCGTCGACCGCACCGATCGGATCGTGCAGATGAGCGCGGGCAGCCAGGAACGGATCGACGAGCTCAAGGCGGGCACCAACAGTGGCGCAGCCGTCAATCCGATATACGGATTGATCGGTGCCGCACGGCGTTACGGCCGTGGTGAGTCGAGTGTTCCACCGCGTCTGCGTGTTCGCGGTGCGTCGGGCATGTGGCTGGTCATCCACGCGTCGCCGCTCTCGTCGACCGACGGTCGTGTCGGCGAGGTGGTGGTCACCATCGAGGAGGCGCGTCCGCCGGACATCGTGCCGATCGTGGTGGATGCCTTCGGGCTGACCGCCCGCGAACGCGACGTCACGCAGATGGTGCTGCAGGGAGTGGCCACCAAGGACATCGCCGCCACCCTGCACGTGTCCGCGTACACCGTGCAGGATCACCTCAAGTCGATCTTCGCCAAGGCCGGTGTGCGGAGCCGCCGCGAACTCATCGCCCGGGTCTATTTCGACCAGTACGCGCCGCGGATCAATCAGCCTCTCGGCCCGTCGGGGACGTTCCTGGAGTGA
- a CDS encoding TetR/AcrR family transcriptional regulator, which translates to MPTDRRRESVAAARIRRAAIASFAEVGYGATSTRQIAKRLNMSAAAMYPHYGSKEELLYAIAEEGHRGVLTTLRSVDDEDRSAAERLAAVVSAFTVWQAEHHDLAKVVQYELHGLTRPHYAAIARIRRDTTEVLARIVRLGEDTGEFDVESVDDVVLAISSLCVDVCRWFPSRTHRDPQALGALYAGLALRLVTPGTSPTGREAD; encoded by the coding sequence ATGCCCACTGATCGTCGTCGGGAATCAGTCGCCGCCGCGCGCATTCGGCGTGCGGCCATCGCGTCGTTCGCAGAGGTGGGGTACGGGGCCACCTCGACCCGGCAGATCGCCAAGCGGCTCAACATGAGTGCGGCGGCCATGTACCCGCACTACGGCTCCAAGGAAGAGCTCCTCTACGCGATCGCCGAGGAGGGGCACCGCGGCGTGCTCACCACCCTGCGGTCGGTCGACGACGAGGACCGCAGCGCCGCCGAACGGTTGGCGGCGGTGGTGTCGGCCTTCACGGTGTGGCAGGCCGAGCATCATGACCTCGCCAAGGTCGTCCAGTACGAGTTGCACGGGCTCACCCGGCCCCACTACGCGGCCATCGCCCGCATCCGCCGGGACACCACCGAGGTACTCGCGCGGATCGTTCGCCTCGGCGAGGACACCGGTGAGTTCGACGTGGAGTCGGTCGACGACGTGGTGCTCGCGATCTCGTCGCTGTGCGTCGACGTCTGCCGCTGGTTCCCGTCCCGGACGCACCGTGACCCGCAGGCGCTCGGTGCGCTCTACGCGGGCCTCGCGCTGCGGCTGGTCACTCCAGGAACGTCCCCGACGGGCCGAGAGGCTGATTGA
- a CDS encoding acyl-CoA dehydrogenase, translating to MAAPMSKRDLEFLLYEWLDVEALTTRERFAEHSRETFDAVLELSADLAVKRFAPANKAGDQNEPYVGDDGRVVLPAEIGAGIDEFRKAGLLAGSFDADLGGMQLPTVVSRASSAWFQAANAAMSSYAFLTVGNANLLATYGTPEQIDTWVRPVVEGRFFGTMCLSEPQAGSSLADITTKAVPADDGTYRITGTKMWISAGEHELTENIVHLVLAKAPGGGPGVKGISLFVVPKYLADGTRNDVALVGLNHKMGNRATTNTLLNFGDGTHSPTTVPGAVGYLVGEEHKGLSYMFHMMNEARIGVGFLATALGYAGYQASLEYARVRTQGRPITAKDPSSKPVPIIEHADVKRMLLAQKSYVEGALALGLYCSKLVDIEATTDGDERARTTLLLDVLTPIAKSWPSQWCLEANSLAIQVHGGYGYTKEFDVEQYYRDNRLNPIHEGTHGIQALDLLGRKVVMSGGKGLALLAETIGATIERAESVEAATEYAAALRTALDRLVAVTAQVWSAGDPAVSLANATAYLEAAGHIVLAWVWLEQLLAANGKTGDFYDGKRAAGRYFYRYELPKTTPQFDLLAALDRTTLDTDPAWL from the coding sequence ATGGCCGCACCGATGTCCAAGCGTGATCTCGAGTTCCTGCTTTACGAGTGGCTCGACGTCGAGGCCCTGACCACCCGCGAACGCTTCGCCGAACACTCCCGCGAGACCTTCGACGCCGTCCTCGAACTCAGTGCCGACCTGGCCGTCAAGCGCTTCGCCCCGGCGAACAAGGCGGGTGACCAGAACGAACCGTACGTCGGCGATGACGGCCGGGTGGTCCTGCCCGCCGAGATCGGCGCCGGCATCGACGAGTTCCGCAAGGCAGGGCTGCTGGCCGGCTCCTTTGACGCCGATCTCGGCGGCATGCAGCTGCCGACAGTGGTCAGTCGCGCATCATCGGCGTGGTTCCAGGCCGCCAACGCCGCCATGAGCTCATATGCGTTCCTCACCGTCGGCAACGCCAACCTGCTCGCCACCTACGGCACCCCCGAACAGATCGACACCTGGGTCCGGCCGGTGGTCGAGGGCCGATTCTTCGGCACCATGTGCCTGTCCGAACCCCAGGCCGGGTCATCGCTGGCCGACATCACCACCAAAGCCGTCCCGGCCGACGACGGCACCTACCGGATCACCGGCACCAAGATGTGGATCTCGGCGGGCGAACACGAACTGACCGAGAACATCGTGCACCTCGTGCTGGCCAAGGCCCCCGGCGGCGGGCCCGGCGTCAAGGGCATCTCGCTGTTCGTCGTCCCCAAGTACCTCGCCGACGGCACCCGAAACGACGTCGCCCTCGTCGGACTCAACCACAAGATGGGCAACCGCGCGACCACCAACACCCTGCTCAACTTCGGCGACGGAACCCACTCCCCCACAACCGTTCCCGGCGCTGTTGGTTATCTCGTCGGCGAGGAGCACAAAGGCCTCTCCTACATGTTCCACATGATGAACGAGGCCCGCATCGGCGTCGGATTCCTGGCCACCGCACTGGGTTACGCCGGTTACCAGGCATCGCTGGAGTACGCCCGCGTTCGCACCCAGGGCCGGCCGATCACCGCGAAGGACCCGTCGAGCAAGCCGGTCCCGATCATCGAGCACGCCGACGTCAAACGGATGCTGCTGGCCCAGAAGTCCTATGTGGAAGGCGCTCTGGCGCTGGGGCTTTACTGCAGCAAACTCGTCGACATCGAGGCGACCACCGACGGCGACGAACGCGCACGCACCACACTGCTTCTCGACGTGTTGACCCCGATCGCGAAGAGCTGGCCGTCGCAGTGGTGCCTGGAGGCCAACAGCCTCGCGATCCAGGTCCACGGCGGGTACGGATACACCAAGGAATTCGACGTCGAGCAGTACTATCGCGACAATCGTCTCAACCCTATTCACGAAGGGACACACGGCATCCAGGCGCTCGACCTCCTCGGGCGCAAGGTTGTCATGAGTGGCGGAAAGGGCCTGGCGCTGCTGGCCGAGACGATCGGTGCGACCATCGAGCGAGCCGAATCCGTCGAGGCGGCAACCGAATACGCGGCCGCACTGCGCACCGCCCTCGACCGACTGGTGGCCGTGACCGCCCAGGTCTGGTCGGCCGGCGACCCCGCCGTGTCCCTGGCCAACGCCACTGCCTATCTCGAAGCCGCCGGGCACATCGTGCTCGCCTGGGTCTGGCTCGAACAGTTACTCGCCGCCAACGGCAAGACCGGAGATTTCTACGACGGCAAACGCGCAGCAGGCCGGTACTTCTATCGTTACGAACTACCCAAGACCACGCCGCAATTCGATCTGCTGGCCGCGCTCGACCGCACCACACTGGACACCGACCCGGCTTGGCTCTGA